A genomic region of Raphanus sativus cultivar WK10039 chromosome 6, ASM80110v3, whole genome shotgun sequence contains the following coding sequences:
- the LOC108810115 gene encoding DNA polymerase epsilon subunit B-like, which produces MSMRKKIQKKFRIRGYYLKMDALNSILSFADQFPGDEEGEAIDLLLDHLQLENLNSRAVDAKSVEGVINLLLGAYEEPTTSNAASSLSVIDAFLVPKYRYDSVTRQFIEHTTCLPVHGEAFSKTELYRERFMLLLQRVSRSEFFSRPVFDPDKSQFDNCEISPIQSLVFQMGKRWVMGVISQLEDGHFYLEDLSASVEIDLTKAKITPGFFTENTIILAEGEMMHDGIFQVIACGFPPLEGSRDKTRIKTHTGFGNDMLTTVRLGDTKKIQQPVNETFVILSDIWLDDEDVLRKLDKVLDDFESVEEIVPSLFVFMGNFFSTSSNLSFASSSSLRKQFGKFGRLIGNHPRLKESSRFLFIPGPHDAGPSTALPRCGLPNYLTQELRHVIPNAIFPSNPCRVKLCNQEIVFFRKDLLYQMRRSCLITPSSADDPFLHLAHTITHQSHLCPLPLMVQPIIWNYDHSLRLYPSPDTIVLGDLSKQKVVEVGGTTCFNPGSFSIDSTFVAYRPSTQEVKLSKL; this is translated from the exons ATGAGTATGAGGAAGAAGATACAGAAGAAATTCAGAATCAGAGGTTACTACCTCAAGATGGACGCTCTCAACAGCATTCTCAGCTTCGCCGACCAATTCCCAGGCGACGAAGAAGGAGAAGCCATCGATCTTCTTCTCGACCACCTCCAGTTGGAAAATC TTAATTCTCGCGCAGTCGATGCGAAATCAGTTGAGGGAGTGATTAATCTCTTGTTAGGAGCTTATGAGGAACCTACTACCTCCAATGCTGCTTCTTCCTTGTCTGTCATCGACGCCTTTCTCGTCCCAAAGTATCGATACGATTCTGTTACGAGGCAGTTCATCGAGCATACCACTTGTCTTCCTGTTCACGGTGAGGCTTTCTCGAAAACAGAACTATACAGGGAACGATTCATGTTGCTGTTGCAGAGAGTTTCTCGTTCAGAGTTTTTTTCTAGGCCAGTTTTTGATCCCGACAAGTCTCAGTTTGACAACTGCGAG atATCTCCAATCCAGTCTCTAGTTTTTCAAATGGGAAAGAGATGGGTGATGGGTGTGATATCACAGTTGGAAGATGGACATTTCTACTTGGAAGACCTTTCTGCTTCTGTTGAGATTGATTTGACCAAAGCAAAGATAACCCCTGGGTTTTTCACTGAGAATACTATAATTTTGGCAGAAGGTGAAATGATGCATGATGGTATCTTTCAGGTTATTGCGTGCGGATTTCCTCCTTTAGAGGGCAGCAGGGATAAAACACGAATAAAGACACATACTGGGTTTGGTAATGACATGCTAACTACGGTTAGACTTGGAGACaccaaaaaaatacaacaaCCAGTGAATGAAACATTTGTCATATTGTCTGACATATGGCTGGATGACGAAGATGTTCTCAGGAAGCTGGACAAGGTTCTTGATGATTTTGAAAGTGTGGAGGAGATTGTGCCTTCCTTGTTTGTTTTCATGGGAAACTTTTTTTCTACCTCATCCAACTTATCCTTCGCTTCTTCTTCAAGCCTTAGGAAGCAGTTTGGTAAATTCGGGAGACTGATTGGGAACCATCCACGGCTAAAAGAAAGTAGTCGTTTTTTATTCATTCCAGGTCCTCATGATGCAGGTCCCTCTACAGCCTTGCCAAGATGCGGTTTACCAAACTATTTAACCCAAGAGCTTCGACATGTTATTCCCAATGCGATATTTCCAAGCAATCCGTGCAGAGTAAAGTTGTGCAACCAGGAGATTGTCTTCTTCCGGAAAGACCTTCTGTACCAGATGCGCCGTTCATGCTTAATAaccccttcttctgctgatgaCCCATTTCTGCACCTTGCCCACACAATAACTCACCAGAGCCACTTATGTCCTCTACCTCTCATGGTGCAACCTATCATTTGGAACTATGATCACTCTCTTCGACTATACCCATCTCCGGATACGATAGTATTAGGTGACTTGAGCAAGCAAAAGGTTGTCGAAGTTGGGGGAACAACGTGTTTCAATCCAGGCTCCTTTTCAATTGATAGCACCTTCGTAGCTTATCGACCTTCCACTCAAGAAGTCAAACTCTCTAAGCTttaa